A window of the Zeugodacus cucurbitae isolate PBARC_wt_2022May chromosome 4, idZeuCucr1.2, whole genome shotgun sequence genome harbors these coding sequences:
- the LOC105212978 gene encoding uncharacterized protein LOC105212978: MERDENDQVIQLKVDIHKKFANLRSALLMREKLLYRQLEVVASTTQHLTECGAETNILFKSRTNEGDDIKILFEEEAELLRSIRTFGRFQLGSMVLALKQEDYITPNCDHETMYKNIQSDENQCNLLPQQKQVSDSVLVDFSKDKSLIKHNVKYINDSIVNITLEEAKDLIRSTHVRNERTIPQLNLEELDDEVESPIVEAVSNLSRGTYTNNSDTVSSVTNITDTSSVKRSKFVRTKPKVTINNCNGIINLRNISSVTINCSNEKCEHLDDVKVDKNMADISEVCIPSSFDSSSNQSSNSSSRSQSKKVKKYEINTENHIETKKKSSQHLPNISVVPINSHSTFEYNDCGNTTPNAGGAEITCDFYSRLFNEIKRNIDQKGPTVNIGMLRKTLPSNPHKRVTEQSNPNPVPLEETIQTEPQLVLKNFENLNVFLKNDKHSEPISSVHIEHWLSEIIKDTDLEPMQNNDILEHSKLK, encoded by the exons ATGGAAAGAGATGAAAATGATCAAGTAATTCAA TTAAAAGTAGATATACATAAAAAGTTTGCGAACTTACGATCAGCACTTCTAATGAGGGAAAAGTTGTTATATCGGCAATTGGAAGTTGTGGCATCAACAACACAGCACTTAACTGAATGTGGCGCTGAAACCAATATCTTATTTAAATCCAGAACCAATGAAGGAGatgacataaaaatattatttgaagagGAAGCTGAACTACTACGTTCAATTCGAACCTTCGGTCGGTTTCAACTAGGGTCAATGGTATTAGCTCTTAAACAAGAGGATTATATTACTCCTAACTGTGACCATGAAACaatgtacaaaaatattcaatctGATGAAAATCAATGTAACTTATTACctcaacaaaaacaagtttCTGATTCTGTATTGGTTGATTTTTCTAAAGACAAATCTTTGATTAAACAtaatgtgaaatatataaatgattccATAGTAAATATAACACTAGAGGAGGCTAAGGATCTAATAAGAAGTACACATGTTAGAAATGAAAGAACAATACCTCAATTAAATTTGGAAGAGTTGGATGATGAGGTGGAATCTCCTATTGTTGAAGCCGTATCTAATTTGAGCCGAGGTACTTACACTAACAACAGTGACACTGTTAGCAGCGTAACAAATATAACGGACACATCTTCTGTTAAAAGGTCAAAATTCGTTCGAACCAAACCAAAAGTTACCATTAACAACTGCAACGGCATTATCAACCTTCGCAATATTTCCAGCGTTACAATAAATTGTAGTAATGAAAAATGTGAACATCTTGATGACGTGAAAGTAGATAAAAACATGGCAGATATATCAGAAGTTTGTATACCCAGTTCATTTGATTCGTCATCAAATCAATCCAGTAATTCAAGTTCTAGATCACAatcgaaaaaagtaaaaaaatacgaaattaataCAGAGAATCATAtcgaaacaaagaaaaaatctaGCCAACATTTACCTAACATATCAGTGGTTCCAATAAATAGTCACTCAACATTTGAATATAATGATTGCGGTAATACTACACCAAATGCTGGAGGTGCTGAAATTACTTGTGACTTTTACAGTCGATTGTTTAATGAAATCAAACGGAACATCGATCAAAAAGGACCCACGGTTAATATAGGGATGCTCAGAAAAACACTACCATCAAATCCTCACAAAAGAGTAACGGAACAAAGTAATCCAAATCCAGTTCCATTGGAAGAAACTATACAAACGGAACCGCAATTAGttttaaagaattttgaaaatcttaatgtttttttaaaaaatgacaAACACAGTGAACCAATTAGTTCAGTTCATATAGAGCATTGGTTATCGGAGATTATTAAAGATACTGATTTAGAGCCAATGCAAAACAATGACATATTAGAACATAGCaaacttaaataa
- the LOC105212977 gene encoding delta-aminolevulinic acid dehydratase, whose protein sequence is MERKLHSGIHHPTLRMLQESGCEITPHNLMYPIFLICDDDAVEPIKSMPGQSRMGVNQLRNFIEPLIPKGLSSVLLFGVVDSSLKDDRASNADSDINPVMRALPLLRKWFPNLLIACDVCLCPYMKHGHCGILGENGLLNAQSIERLAEVAVSYGLAGAHIVAPSDMMDNRIRAIKEALIAANLENRVSLLSYSAKFASNFYGPFRDAAKSAPAFGDRRCYQLPSGSKGLAIRAVHRDVMEGADMLMVKPGMPYLDILRQTKDTYPSHPLYVYQVSGEYSMLHFAAENGAFDLKDALMETMKGFRRAGADCIITYFTPTLLDILSELK, encoded by the coding sequence atggaaAGAAAACTGCATAGTGGAATTCATCATCCGACTTTGCGAATGCTGCAAGAATCAGGATGTGAAATAACTCCACACAATTTAATGTACCCGATATTTTTGATATGTGATGATGATGCAGTCGAACCAATTAAAAGTATGCCAGGTCAATCACGAATGGGTGTAAATCAATTGCGAAATTTTATCGAACCGCTCATACCCAAAGGACTCTCTTCAGTTCTTCTTTTCGGTGTTGTCGATTCTTCGTTGAAAGATGATCGAGCTAGCAATGCTGACTCTGATATAAATCCGGTAATGCGAGCATTACCTTTGTTGAGAAAGTGGTTTCCAAATCTTTTAATAGCATGTGACGTATGTCTATGTCCGTACATGAAACATGGACATTGTGGCATTCTTGGTGAAAATGGACTATTGAACGCACAGAGCATTGAACGCTTGGCAGAGGTTGCTGTTTCCTATGGTCTTGCGGGAGCACATATTGTCGCCCCTTCAGATATGATGGATAATCGTATTCGTGCAATTAAAGAAGCATTAATAGCagcaaatttggaaaatagaGTATCTTTATTGTCGTATTCTGCGAAATTTGCATCAAACTTTTATGGTCCCTTTCGTGATGCAGCGAAGTCGGCGCCAGCATTCGGTGATCGTCGTTGCTATCAACTCCCTAGTGGGTCTAAGGGACTGGCTATTAGAGCAGTTCATAGAGATGTTATGGAAGGAGCAGATATGTTGATGGTTAAACCGGGCATGCCGTATCTGGATATTTTGCGTCAGACAAAAGACACTTATCCAAGTCATCCGTTGTATGTATATCAAGTCAGTGGGGAATATTCTATGCTACATTTCGCTGCCGAGAATGGTGCATTCGATCTAAAGGATGCTCTAATGGAGACGATGAAAGGATTTCGTCGGGCAGGGGCTGATTGCATTATAACGTACTTCACTCCTACTTTGTTAGATATATTATCTGAACTCAAATAG
- the LOC105212980 gene encoding spermine synthase isoform X1 — MTAQTILFDFTVDSESTSDTKQRQEIAKIVRGEVENIFPQIELAYQMTMDDGFFCVFTENKETMITLRIFQQGLVTMNIEYYLEEGKEPLMSCDTMRTMELVLHQKLHSDRSKYLPPIKRGGYIDIYMTSSDERIIEYDIDALVFEERSAFQKIQILHSKTLGNMLILDELQNIAESDLIYTETLMGRGIENYEGKEICILGGGDGALLYELLKEKPKFVVMLEIDEVVMQACNKYLNTICGDVLEKRKGDNYEIVVGDCVEYMKKFISENRKFDYVFGDLTDIPISGAPVGEIWDFIRTILEHSFKILKPEGKYLTHGNGTACTESLELFEDQLRLLRPKVNFTTSKAFVPSFMEEWLFYQVTLA; from the exons atGACTGCTCAAActattcttttcgattttactgtGGATTCAGAAAGTACATCTGATACCAAACAGCGACAGGAAATAGCTAAAATAGTCCGAGGCGAAGTGGAAAACATATTTCCCCAGATCGAACTTGCATATCAAATGACCATGGATGATGGATTTTTCTGtgttttcaccgaaaataagGAGACAATGATAACCTTGCGCATTTTTCAACAAGGGCTTGTTACTATGAATATTGAGTATTACTTGGAAGAGGGAAAAGAACCACTAATGTCTTGCGAT ACAATGCGCACAATGGAACTAGTTTTACATCAAAAATTGCATTCCGATCGTTCCAAGTATTTACCGCCGATTAAACGTGGTGGATACATTGACATATACATGACTAGTTCAG aCGAACGAATCATCGAATATGATATTGATGCTTTGGTGTTTGAGGAGCGTTCGGCCTTTCAAAAAATCCAAATATTGCACTCAAAGACTTTGGGAAATATGTTGATTTTGGATGAATTGCAAA ATATTGCCGAATCTGACTTAATTTACACTGAAACTCTTATGGGTCGTGGAATTGAAAATTATGAAGGAAAAGAGATATGTATACTTGGAGGTGGAGATGGTGCTTTACTTTATGAATTACTGAAAGAGAAACCAAAGTTTGTTGTGATGCTTGAGATTGATGAAGTGGTGATGCAAGCATGTAACAAGTATTTAAATACGATTTGTGGAGATGTACTTGAAAAACGTAAAGGGGATAACTATGAAATTGTGGTTGGTGATTGTGTGGAATACATGAAGAAATTCATAtccgaaaatcgaaaatttgaTTATGTTTTTGGTGATCTTACTGATATTCCAATCTCTGGAGCACCTGTTGGGGAAATTTGGGATTTTATACGAACAATCCTCGAAcactcttttaaaatattaaagccAGAGGGAAAATATTTAACACATGGCAATGGCACAGCTTGTACGGAATCATTGGAGTTATTTGAAGACCAATTACGATTGCTTAGACCAAAAGTAAACTTTACTACTTCTAAGGCATTTGTTCCTTCTTTTATGGAAGAATGGTTATTCTATCAGGTAACCTTGGCTTGA
- the LOC105212980 gene encoding spermine synthase isoform X2, with translation MTAQTILFDFTVDSESTSDTKQRQEIAKIVRGEVENIFPQIELAYQMTMDDGFFCVFTENKETMITLRIFQQGLVTMNIEYYLEEGKEPLMSCDSSKRLENILAKKLKVHSGQVLPTLKRGDVARYFPSSDERIIEYDIDALVFEERSAFQKIQILHSKTLGNMLILDELQNIAESDLIYTETLMGRGIENYEGKEICILGGGDGALLYELLKEKPKFVVMLEIDEVVMQACNKYLNTICGDVLEKRKGDNYEIVVGDCVEYMKKFISENRKFDYVFGDLTDIPISGAPVGEIWDFIRTILEHSFKILKPEGKYLTHGNGTACTESLELFEDQLRLLRPKVNFTTSKAFVPSFMEEWLFYQVTLA, from the exons atGACTGCTCAAActattcttttcgattttactgtGGATTCAGAAAGTACATCTGATACCAAACAGCGACAGGAAATAGCTAAAATAGTCCGAGGCGAAGTGGAAAACATATTTCCCCAGATCGAACTTGCATATCAAATGACCATGGATGATGGATTTTTCTGtgttttcaccgaaaataagGAGACAATGATAACCTTGCGCATTTTTCAACAAGGGCTTGTTACTATGAATATTGAGTATTACTTGGAAGAGGGAAAAGAACCACTAATGTCTTGCGAT TCATCCAAACGCCTTGAAAATATCCTAGCCAAGAAATTGAAAGTTCATTCTGGCCAAGTATTACCCACTTTGAAACGTGGAGATGTCGCTAGGTATTTTCCATCATCAG aCGAACGAATCATCGAATATGATATTGATGCTTTGGTGTTTGAGGAGCGTTCGGCCTTTCAAAAAATCCAAATATTGCACTCAAAGACTTTGGGAAATATGTTGATTTTGGATGAATTGCAAA ATATTGCCGAATCTGACTTAATTTACACTGAAACTCTTATGGGTCGTGGAATTGAAAATTATGAAGGAAAAGAGATATGTATACTTGGAGGTGGAGATGGTGCTTTACTTTATGAATTACTGAAAGAGAAACCAAAGTTTGTTGTGATGCTTGAGATTGATGAAGTGGTGATGCAAGCATGTAACAAGTATTTAAATACGATTTGTGGAGATGTACTTGAAAAACGTAAAGGGGATAACTATGAAATTGTGGTTGGTGATTGTGTGGAATACATGAAGAAATTCATAtccgaaaatcgaaaatttgaTTATGTTTTTGGTGATCTTACTGATATTCCAATCTCTGGAGCACCTGTTGGGGAAATTTGGGATTTTATACGAACAATCCTCGAAcactcttttaaaatattaaagccAGAGGGAAAATATTTAACACATGGCAATGGCACAGCTTGTACGGAATCATTGGAGTTATTTGAAGACCAATTACGATTGCTTAGACCAAAAGTAAACTTTACTACTTCTAAGGCATTTGTTCCTTCTTTTATGGAAGAATGGTTATTCTATCAGGTAACCTTGGCTTGA
- the LOC105212981 gene encoding LITAF domain-containing protein — MSKSNGATPPQYTYVPPPSAPPSYQEAVGGVKPVGPFTPIAAPTAPSSNNAIVTTVVPIGRTATHMICPSCHVEIETTTRTEPGMIAYLSGFIIALLGCWLGCCLIPCCIDDCMDVHHTCPNCKAYLGRYRR; from the exons ATGAGTAAATCTAATGGAGCAACTCCCCCTCAATACACATATGTTCCCCCGCCATCTGCCCCACCATCTTATCAGGAAGCCGTAGGTGGGGTTAAACCGGTTGGACCATTTACACCAATTGCAGCGCCTACTGCGCCGTCATCCAACAATGCAATTGTAACCACAGTTGTGCCTATCGGTCGAACTGCTACACATATGATATGCCCTTCTTGTCATGTCGAAATCGAAACTACTACACGTACGGAACCAGGCATGATCGCTTACTTGTCGGGATTTATAATAGCTCTTTTAGG TTGCTGGCTTGGTTGCTGCCTTATACCATGTTGCATAGATGATTGTATGGATGTACATCACACCTGTCCAAATTGCAAAGCATATCTTGGACGCTATCGACGgtaa